Proteins found in one Triticum urartu cultivar G1812 chromosome 4, Tu2.1, whole genome shotgun sequence genomic segment:
- the LOC125551390 gene encoding uncharacterized protein LOC125551390 has product MGQCVCSRLMHPRLPYSDDRWTEVAPGPIRRWPWLRVSSRSGFARALRSPCGTCKRVKTLAASSRQARGPSASSPPYSLLSHAAALEPAPPPPHLLPAPSSTTQRPRCAEQGNGLDRGRAGLAAAAPGFAGRRVESPPSPSRVSSTVAARNPFPTRKIPRDLIDGGITIWRWIIHFCSTSNVVFVWNGQFSISKSAILYFLSGYIILLGFSLYVAQK; this is encoded by the exons ATGGGCCAATGCGTGTGTAGCCGGCTTATGCACCCGCGTCTGCCCTATAGTGATGACAGGTGGACCGAAGTTGCTCCTGGTCCCATTCGTCGGTGGCCCTGGCTGCGCGTCTCGTCGCGGTCGGGATTCGCCCGTGCGCTGCGCTCGCCCTGCGGAACGTGCAAAAGGGtcaaaaccctagccgccagtTCTCGTCAAGCACGCGGCCCCTCCGCCTCGTCTCCTCCCTACTCCCTCCTCTcccacgccgccgccctcgaGCCCGCGCCGCCTCCACCTCATCTCCTCCCCGCTCCCTCCTCTACAACGCAGCGCCCTCGATGCGCT GAGCAGGGCAACGGATTGGATCGAGGGCGAGCTGGCCTCGCCGCCGCTGCACCTGGATTCGCTGGCCGCCGCGTCGAGTCACCTCCGTCGCCGTCGCGAGTCAGCTCCACCGTTGCCGCCAGGAATCCCTTCCCGACAAG GAAAATTCCTAGGGATTTGATTGATGGAGGCATCACTATTTGGCGCTGGATTATCCATTTTTGCAGCACCAGCAATGTTGTTTTTGTTTGGAATGGCCAGTTCTCAATTTCTAAATCGGCTATACTATACTTCTTGTCAGGTTACATTATCTTGCTTGGTTTCAGTCTATATGTAGCACAAAAATAG